CACCGGTTTTTTCTTTTTCAGTACCGTTGATGGTGTTGAGCAGGGTCGTTTTGCCTACCCCGGAAGAACCGAGCAGGGCTACTGTTTCCCCCGGCCTGAACCATTTATGAAGACATTCAACACTTTCAGGATTTTTGCCGTTGATAGTCACAATGGGCATGGATTCATAAAGATGTTCAGCCTGCTCGCGGTATTGCCGGGCTTCTTCGGTCAGGTCTTCTTTGGTCAGGACCAGTACGAAATTAACTGCGGCCTCAAGTGCGAGGCAGATATAGCGCTCGATGCGGTTCAGGTTGAACTCGGTATTGCATGATGAAACAATGAAAAGTGTATCGATATTGGCTGCAATGGGTTGTAGTTTTACTTCCTGTCCCGGCGCCATGCGTTGCAGCAGGCTGGTTCTATCCAGAATCTTGACCGGGACCATGGTTTCACGGTCCATAAGCAGCCAGTCGCCAACAGTGGGTTGCTCGTTAAGACTTCCGATGCCTTTCCCTGCAATTTTGAGCAGTAGTTCCGATTCACCTGTGGAGACAACCAGATGCCCTTTGTGAGTCATGGTTACACGTGCGGGAAGATATTTAGCGCCGTCTTCAGCCTCAAATTGTTCTTTGAAGCATTCTTTCCA
Above is a genomic segment from Maridesulfovibrio sp. containing:
- the rsgA gene encoding ribosome small subunit-dependent GTPase A, which codes for MIQKHHSLNELGWKECFKEQFEAEDGAKYLPARVTMTHKGHLVVSTGESELLLKIAGKGIGSLNEQPTVGDWLLMDRETMVPVKILDRTSLLQRMAPGQEVKLQPIAANIDTLFIVSSCNTEFNLNRIERYICLALEAAVNFVLVLTKEDLTEEARQYREQAEHLYESMPIVTINGKNPESVECLHKWFRPGETVALLGSSGVGKTTLLNTINGTEKEKTGAIRQGDDKGRHTTTTRSLHVMKSGALLIDVPGIRELQLHDCHAGIDRAFSEIVEAEEMCRFSDCSHEQEPGCGVLEALEKGSITRRRLDNYLKLKEEAEKNTEEIAERAKRNTGKKKKYVRKWKK